The nucleotide sequence TGCATCGGATCGATGACCCATCACAGCGGAATGCTCTTGGCCGTGGAAAACGCTTTCTGGATGATCGGACGTTACCCTCGCATGCGTTTGTGGATGATCGGCGATGGTCCGGCTCGTGACTTGATGCACCAAGACTTGAAGGCCAACGGTGTCCGACATGCGGTTGCCATGCCCGGGTCGTTTGCCTGCTTGGATGACGTATTCGCGGCCGCCGATTTGTACTTGCAGTTGGACTCACAAGGCGGCGACTACTTTTTGCCGATGGCCGTTTCTCATGCGATGCCGATGGTCGTCTGTGATTCGACCGACAATCGCCAGCGACTGGGCGTTGCACCGGAGATCCACGCGGTGACCGCGTCCGGTATCCCCGACGATACGGATCAAGAATCGATTGCCTGGTTTGCAAGTACCGAATCGCAGAAGCCGTTTCGACAAGCCTTCAAACAACAGATGAATCGAATCGTCGCGTCGCTATCCCCCGACAAAGAATCGGCCGTTTCGGATCGCCGGAACGATGCGGGTGGACACGTTTCCGATGGTCGCGATTGGTATCGACAAATCATCCGCCGACATCCTTACCAAGCGGTCGTCGATCAAGTCGCAGATTTGGCTGGTCAATTGTGTGCCGATCGGACCGGCAGGTCGTCGGCGTCCGCACCGACGCCGCAACAACGCTCGACCGGCGCCGACGTGGAATCACGCCGCGACGGGCCCAACGGAAACTCCGGCGGGACGGTCACATCGGGATCAGGAGACGTCACCCGATGAACGCCAGTCATAGCGAAAAGCGTCGAATCCGCGTCGCCCTGATCATTCCCACGATGGACCGTGGCGGCGCCGAAAAGCAATTGTGCTTACTGGCATCGGGGCTGGACCATGATGCTTTTGATGTGCATGTGTTTTTGCTGACCCGCGGTGGTCCACGACTGGCCGATCTGCAGGACGCCGGGATTCCCGTGACGCTGATCGGCAAACGATTCAAAGCGGACCCGACGGCTCTTTGGCGACTGAAAAAGGCGCTGCAAGCATTCCGGCCCGACGTGGCCCACACATGGATCTTTGCCGCCAACAGCTTCGGTCGCGCCGCGGCCATCCTGGCCGGCGTCCCGTCGATTGTGGCCAGCGAACGTTGCGTCGATCCGTGGAAAGGCTGGCGTCACTTGGCGATCGATCGCGTGCTTGCCAAACGGTCCGATGCGATCACCACCAACAGCCAAGGCGTCGTGGACTTTTACGCCGGCCACGCCATCGATGCCAATAAGTTCGTCGTCATTCCCAACGGCATCCCGCCTCGCCACGTCGACGACATCAGCCGCGACGAAGCATTGGATCGTCTGGGAATCGATCCCAGCCGCCGGTTGATCTTGGCCGTCGGACGTCTGTGGCCGCAAAAGCGTTACCGCGATTTGATTTGGGCCGCCGAACTGGTCGCCACCGTCCGCGAAGACACCACACTGGTGATCATCGGTGATGGTCCGCAACGTGGGGAATTGTTACGGCATCGCGATGCCGTCACGCGCCCGGATCGCGTCTGGTTTGCCGGTCAACACGACGACGTCGCCCAGTTGCTGCCGCACGCCGATGTGTTTTGGATCGCCAGCGAATACGAAGGCCAAAGCAACGCGGTGATCGAAGCGATGCAAGCGGGCGTTCCCGTGGTGGCATCCAACATCCCGGGCAACGTCGACTTGGTCGTGCACGGTGAAACCGGTTGGCTGGTCAAGCTGGGCGACACCGCCGACTTTGCACGCCAAACGCTGGCCTTGCTGGACGATTCCCAGGAAGCCGAACGTTTGGGCGCCGCCGGCCGGCAACGGATTGAACAGGAATTTACGGTTGAATCGATGGTCCGGCGCCACGCCGATCTGTACCGCCGACTGTGCGTCGGGAAAGCCGGTCCGACGGTTCCTGCCTAGCGCTGTTCACGCAACTGCGGAAATGCGTCGTCGGCAAAGTTTCGCTCAACCGCCCAAAGCCCACGCGACACTGATAAACAGTTCGGCTTGTAACAATCGGGGCAGGATCGGGCCCCTGATTTTTCGTCTCCGTGCCCACTTTGGCTCAAAAGACGATTGAGAAAGACCGGCGAACGGATAGCTTGGTTAGCGGTCGCCAGGGGGTCAAAGGACGCGGCGACCGGGCGTAATACCAGCGACCGGACCGGTCGACGCCCCGACGAGTATTCCGTCCCGATGCTGCCAAGAAAGCCGAATCGGGATCCAGACCTGGGCCATTGCACTGATGGATATGAGCGAAACCAGCCGATCGAGCCTCGACGAAGTCGATCTGCTTATGGACAACGCCCGATTGCGTGACGAACTTGAACCGTACCGCGACGATTCGATCGACGACCCGACGACCCGGCGGATGCCGCTGGTCAAGGAAAACGAGTATTTGGCGTCGATGCTGGCATGGGAACGAGCCCCCGCAATGCCGATCGCCCAGTGGTTTCACCCGCCATTGGAATTGCCATCGGCCGAATCGCTTGACGATGAACGTCTGTCGCAAAAGTTGACCGAAACGATCCGTCGTCTTTTTTCACAACACATCGTTCTTCGATACACCGACCACCTTAGTGACCGTGATCTTTATCGCGTTATTCGCCACGACATTCTTCCGTGCTGCGAGAAGAAGGTCGACCTGCCCGGCAAATATCTAGAGTGGCGGTGTATCGAAGACAACGAAACTTGGCTGCGGTTTTACGCCACCGCCGTGGAGCGTCGCCGGTTCCAAGAAGAACACGACGCGGACCTGCCCAGCGCCGAAACCCCGCGTTATCGCCGCGATCTGCCTGGCACCTGATGCCTCGGCCCTGAACCGAGCCCGAGAACAAGATCTCCGGTTCAATCTCCCACCGGGTGTGTCGCGTCAAAACACGCTGGCAAAACGGATCGGCCCGCAACCGCCGCCGATCGTGGCTCCGAATTTCCATCAACCTCCCTCCGGGAGGGTCCAGCCACGGCGAGGTCAGGGCGTCGCTTTGACTGCCCAGGACCTCACGAAAACCGAAAAAACGCGGCCCAAGACGATCTGGCGTTGATGTTTCGCCCCATCCCGGTATACTCTGCCGCTTCAAATTAGAACCTTTCTAAAAGACGCCCGAGGCCACACGATGAAAGTTGTCAGCAGCATCGGCGCCCTGAAATACCGCCACCCGGATTGCCAGGTGGTCAAGCGACGCGGGCGCATCTACGTGATTTGCAAAAGCAATCCGAAATTCAAAGTCCGCCAAGGCGGCGCAAAGATCAAAAAGGCTCGCCGCTAACCCGGCTTGACCTGACGCACAAAGAACACAACGTGGCCGCGCGACTGGATCGCTGCGGCCCGTTTTTATGCGCCCAACGCGAGGATTTCTCGCCGCCGCCGCGGCGGGTCGCTTAACGGCTCGTGGCCCCGGTCGCCGTCAACGTCTCGGCTTCGCCGGGCGACACAAAGTCTCGGCCCAGGTCATAGATGACGACCTTTTCCGCCGCCCGGTTCGCCGCCGGATACTGGCGACGTGCGACGGGGATCGCCACCTCCGCCGCGTTATCGTCCGGCTTGTAACGCTCGTGCAGAATGCGATGCCGGTCGGCCGATTCGGTCTGCCCCGTCGCCGCATAAATCTCCGCCAAGTTGGCATGGGCGGTGACGTTTTCCGCGTCGATGTCGATCACCTGATGGAAATGGTCTTCGGCCTGGGCGTACCACTTCTGGGCCTGATCTTCGTCGCCCATGATTTCCGATCGCTGAGCCAAATCGATCAGCGCCAGCCCCAGTTCATTGCGAACCACATAGTCTTTGGAAAAATCAAATCCGCGGCTGGGCACCCGAGTGTTCAAGACGCTTTCCAGACTTTCCGCCGCCTGTTCCAAATTGCCTTGTTGCCGATTCACCATCCCGCTTAACCAAGCGTGCGTCCAAGCCGGCGGCGGGGGCTCCATCGTCGCCGCAACCGCCAGGGATTCGGTCGCCCCGGTCAAATCGCCTTCGGTGAATTGCACACGCGCCAAATTCAGCGGGCCGTCGTACCGGCCCATTCGCTGCACGGCCGCGAAAGCTTCGGCCGCCTGCTTCAATTCGGCTTTGCCCTTCAGCAACAATCCGATGCCGTAATCGTTGAACCGCTGCCACGTTGGAATGAACTGCTTCGACGCGACCGCCGTGCCGTCGCCGCCGGCGATCGCCAACGTGATTTCGTCACGAGCGATTTCAATGATCGGCAAATCATTCGGATCACCCACCCGGCCCAAGTCCAAGGGGTCACGATCCGGGTCGCGGTCGGCACGAATGTAGTCCAAGTATTCCGTATCAAACTTGCGATACAACAAGCGGGCCGAAATCCGCAGCGTGTCCCCGACGTCTTCCGGAACATCCAATCGATAGTGAATCGTTTGACCGGCACCGGGCGGAATTTGATGGTTGTACAGCGGCGTGAAGATGTCTTGCGCGTTGCGGCGATTGATCCGGTTGCCGTGACGGTCCAAGATGAAGTTGTTGACGAAATGCGACCACGGGTCGACCACTTCGCGTTCATCACGCTGACCACTGGCCCCGATCAGTTTGTCGCCGTCATGGACCAAAACTTCCACCCAGACTTGGTTGCTGTCAGTCGTTCCTTGGGTGAAGTGATGCCCCAACGTCAGCGTCCGCAAAACGGTTTCGATCAAGTAAGTCTGGCCGGGCTCCAATTCGGGCAACTCGGGTCCCAAAGGCGCAACCAACTCCGCGTCGATCGATTCGCCACGTCGAATACCGAACAAGTCGACCCGCAGTGATCCCTTCAAGATCTTTTCGTGCGCTGCGATGCCATCCGTATCACCGAACCAGTGGCTGAGTGCACTGTTTGCGCTGGGAAAATGGTGATTGTGAACGGCCAACGACTCCAATTCATCGGAATACCTTGCCCCAAAACCATCGCTGGCCATCGGCGGCATGTGGCATCCGTTGCAATTGGTTTGTGCGACTTCGGGGTAGTAAAAGCTGCGTGCACCGTGGCCGGAAACACCGCTTAGCAGATAGCTGTCATAGTGATTCTGGCCCCGCAAAAATTCCTTGTACTGTGTCAGTTCACCCGGCAGGAATACCTTGTGGCAGGTTCCACAGAACTGATCCGTCTTGTGAAACGGCTTCAGCATTTCACGTTTGTGGAACGCCGGCTTGGCCTGCACCATCAATTCGTTCAACGATTGCAGCCATTCGTTGTCGCTGTACGTGAAAGGGTAATGCTTGGGCTCGTCGATCGTATAATCCGCGTTGCCCCGATCACTGTCGATCGATTGGATCGCATGGCATGACACGCACGTGATCCCCGCATGCGCGGTCGGGTTGGCGACGTCGTCATAATCGGGGTTATCAAATTCGCCCGCGAAGAACGGGACCGGATCGTGACACCCGGCACAAAAACGCGCCGCTTTGACGGTCCCGCTATGGTCGCTGGCGACTTGACGGGTTTCGCGAACGCTGGCGCGATAGGCCGGATTATTGAAGCTGCTTAACTTGTGAGCGCTGTGCAGCCAACTGTCATAAATGTCTTCGTGGCACCGCAAACAGTAGTCATCGTTCATCAAAGTCTGTGACGCGATGAAATTTCCGGTCGCGGTCTTGGCCAACGAGGGCAAGAAATACGCGCGACCTTCTTCCGGTCCCGAATCGTCACTGATCGTTGCATCGGAGGCTTGAAAGCCGACCATCACGGCAACGAATCCGGCGATCACCAACGCGACCCGTCGGCCGACATGCCACTTGATCCGTGGACCGACCAGACGATGCAGCCAATACAGCCAGATTGCCACCAGCGGCGCCACCAAGTGCATCCAATACACCAACCGCCGGGCCGACGGATCAACGATCCGGAATCCGCCCAGACGCGTCAACAAGACGCCACTGATCAAGATCACGATCGCGACGACTAACAACCCGTAACCGATCCGCACCGCACGCCGGTTGCGTCGGTTTCGGGCACGCCACATGTGGGCGAAACCAAAGACCAACGTGGGAACGATCAACAACAATCCCAAACCGATGTGCCCCAAAAACATCAGTTGATAAAAGTGATCCTCCAACACTCGACCGGTGAAATGCTGAATCCATGTCACGCTGGTTAGGTACAAACCGTTGGCGGCCAAAATTCCGAACAACGCCAGAACGATCACCAGCATCACCCGCAACCGCGGTGTGATCACTCGTTTTGCCACCGGTTTGCGGGCGACCGGTTGCTCTTTTTCCGAAATGTCGGTCGGCGGCGTTGGCGCGTTGGTCTCGCTCACGGATTTCGATTTTTCGTTGGCGGGAATCAAAAGGGGAAAAGTCGCCGATCGGCTCAAGGACGTTGCCAAAATCGCCGGAACGATTGTCGGCGATTGCGTGAGGTGGCATGCGATCGCATCACCTGCGCGGCGGCATCTTGGTCGGCCAGCGTCGGGGGATAGGATTTCATATGACGAAAGGGCAACGGGTCGGCGGATTGACCGGCCAGCGTGTTCAAGTCAGCGTCCTTATCCCAACCGACACAATGCAAGACAAAATCACGCACATATCCGTCGGGCACCGGCGAATCGGGAACCTTAAACGTTAATCGAATTTCATCGCCGCCGCTGATCACCACCATCTTATCGTCCCATTGGGACAGCATGTCCGACACATCACCGGGTCCGGTCAACGATCCTTGCAGAGGTGGCCAACGCGGATCGGCGTCCGCAATGTGATAGTCATAGGTTTCGGGCTGTTGTAGTGATGTACGGATGCGACGTGAAAAACCGCGATAGCCGACCTCCGCGGTGTCCATCGTCAAGTCGTGAACGACCAAAGCGTCATCGCCACGACGGTTCGTGAATTTTGCGGCGTCCCAGTAGATTTGGGCTGATGTTCGAATCCGCAACCGAGGATCTTCGGGCACCAACGCATCGGTCACGTCCACCACAATCGTTTTCGTTTTCCCGCCCGGAAATCCCATTGATGCGATCGCTGGTCGCCAGCCCGGCATTTTGGTTTCTGCCGCATCGCCGTCGGGAACCCAAACTCCGGGGAACTCGATCGGTGGCATTTCATCGTTCTGGTCGATCTGAATGTTCAGCGAAGTGTCGGTCGGCAAAATCCATCCGGTCAAAACCATGTACACCGCTTCACCGGCGTCGCGACGCTGCAACGCCTGATCGGGTACCGTCAATTCGATCCAGTGCGGCGGACACAGACCCTGAACAATGCGACGATCAAAGCCTTGGACGTATCGCCCATCGACGTCGGCCAACCGATCCGCGACATCGTTCCCACGGGTGTCCCGCGCCGCCACAGCCGGTTGCATGTCGGCCTGATCAAACGCATAGATGGTCGGCTGGGCGATCGATGGCGGTCCGACCTTTTCGTTGGTCTCGATCTGGACGCCGGGCGGGTGATCCACGGCGGTGAAGGCGACGTGATCAAAGTAAGCGATTTCCCAAAGCTCTTCCGTCAGTCGCAAGTGATACCGACCGTCCTTTTCCGCCACGAAACGGCCGTCCACTTTCAAGTATTCCCAAGGCCGATCCTTGGCGACGACACCGGCGGCCACCTGTAATCCCAACGGTGCCGCCCATAAACAGTCGGTCACGAAAGCAAACTTTTCACCGTCCCACGCATACAGGTAGGGACAAGAGCCCTTCAGCGTCTGTTCTTCTTCCACCAACGTGTCAACGGCCGGTGAACGGGTCGTCTGGGTCAACCCGTTGGGAAAGATGATCCGCAGCGAATCGGCTCGGTCGATTCCGTCCAAACCGAAGTGCGTCATCGGGCTGGTGATGACTTTGGAACGATAATGCGGCCCGAAACGAAGTTCCAACGTCGACCCGATCGCATAGTGATTGACACGGCCGCTGGCGGCATTGTTGTCGTCAATCCCTTTCATGCGTACTTGCAAGTAATGGGCATCGTTTTCGGTGGTGTTCATGCCCAAGACGATGCCGCGCTGGTCAACGCCGCAACGATCGATGCGTCCGTTGTTGTCAAAGTCGGCGGCATGCCAGACATCGCCGACCATGCCGT is from Crateriforma conspicua and encodes:
- a CDS encoding glycosyltransferase — translated: MNRPIRILLMGRHFWPHGSHDSAMALLRLASGLARQGIHVEVVTPKHSTSWTPRCRWDRFSVHRPVTLPRRDWGYARYTRQLSSWITQHGSHFDAIVVDSMREEASAGVDAASALQIPCIVTDAGSDWNADHQWATRSRWNQKVYRSAMQADRILAPTADSHRRLIVDGCPADAIVRRAAGFTSLCPANAVRRREARTSLGLANLDMAADPDVPVALCIGSMTHHSGMLLAVENAFWMIGRYPRMRLWMIGDGPARDLMHQDLKANGVRHAVAMPGSFACLDDVFAAADLYLQLDSQGGDYFLPMAVSHAMPMVVCDSTDNRQRLGVAPEIHAVTASGIPDDTDQESIAWFASTESQKPFRQAFKQQMNRIVASLSPDKESAVSDRRNDAGGHVSDGRDWYRQIIRRHPYQAVVDQVADLAGQLCADRTGRSSASAPTPQQRSTGADVESRRDGPNGNSGGTVTSGSGDVTR
- a CDS encoding glycosyltransferase family 4 protein, with product MRVALIIPTMDRGGAEKQLCLLASGLDHDAFDVHVFLLTRGGPRLADLQDAGIPVTLIGKRFKADPTALWRLKKALQAFRPDVAHTWIFAANSFGRAAAILAGVPSIVASERCVDPWKGWRHLAIDRVLAKRSDAITTNSQGVVDFYAGHAIDANKFVVIPNGIPPRHVDDISRDEALDRLGIDPSRRLILAVGRLWPQKRYRDLIWAAELVATVREDTTLVIIGDGPQRGELLRHRDAVTRPDRVWFAGQHDDVAQLLPHADVFWIASEYEGQSNAVIEAMQAGVPVVASNIPGNVDLVVHGETGWLVKLGDTADFARQTLALLDDSQEAERLGAAGRQRIEQEFTVESMVRRHADLYRRLCVGKAGPTVPA
- the ykgO gene encoding type B 50S ribosomal protein L36, which codes for MKVVSSIGALKYRHPDCQVVKRRGRIYVICKSNPKFKVRQGGAKIKKARR
- a CDS encoding multiheme c-type cytochrome is translated as MSETNAPTPPTDISEKEQPVARKPVAKRVITPRLRVMLVIVLALFGILAANGLYLTSVTWIQHFTGRVLEDHFYQLMFLGHIGLGLLLIVPTLVFGFAHMWRARNRRNRRAVRIGYGLLVVAIVILISGVLLTRLGGFRIVDPSARRLVYWMHLVAPLVAIWLYWLHRLVGPRIKWHVGRRVALVIAGFVAVMVGFQASDATISDDSGPEEGRAYFLPSLAKTATGNFIASQTLMNDDYCLRCHEDIYDSWLHSAHKLSSFNNPAYRASVRETRQVASDHSGTVKAARFCAGCHDPVPFFAGEFDNPDYDDVANPTAHAGITCVSCHAIQSIDSDRGNADYTIDEPKHYPFTYSDNEWLQSLNELMVQAKPAFHKREMLKPFHKTDQFCGTCHKVFLPGELTQYKEFLRGQNHYDSYLLSGVSGHGARSFYYPEVAQTNCNGCHMPPMASDGFGARYSDELESLAVHNHHFPSANSALSHWFGDTDGIAAHEKILKGSLRVDLFGIRRGESIDAELVAPLGPELPELEPGQTYLIETVLRTLTLGHHFTQGTTDSNQVWVEVLVHDGDKLIGASGQRDEREVVDPWSHFVNNFILDRHGNRINRRNAQDIFTPLYNHQIPPGAGQTIHYRLDVPEDVGDTLRISARLLYRKFDTEYLDYIRADRDPDRDPLDLGRVGDPNDLPIIEIARDEITLAIAGGDGTAVASKQFIPTWQRFNDYGIGLLLKGKAELKQAAEAFAAVQRMGRYDGPLNLARVQFTEGDLTGATESLAVAATMEPPPPAWTHAWLSGMVNRQQGNLEQAAESLESVLNTRVPSRGFDFSKDYVVRNELGLALIDLAQRSEIMGDEDQAQKWYAQAEDHFHQVIDIDAENVTAHANLAEIYAATGQTESADRHRILHERYKPDDNAAEVAIPVARRQYPAANRAAEKVVIYDLGRDFVSPGEAETLTATGATSR